Genomic segment of Desulfomicrobium apsheronum:
CAACGCGGACATCCTTTCCTCCCTTGAGCTGCGCTTCGCCAACTCGCTGGCCTCGGCTCTGGACGTGCTGCAACAGCGCGAGGCCATCGCCCAGACCGAGACCGTGATTTTCCCCCTGAAATCCGAGACCGTGCGCCTTGAAAACCGGATCAACCTGCTCCTCGGCAAGGCACCGGGCACGATGGATCTCGCCGGAGCGGCCGATCTCCCGATGCCCATGCCCCTGACCAGAGCCGGCCTTCCGGCGGAGCTGCTGCTTGAGCGGCCCGACATCCGCGCCGCCTGGCAGCGGCTGCTCGAGTCGGGCTGGGATCTGGCCGCCGCCAGGGCGGACCGCATGCCGGCCCTGCGCCTGACCGGAAATTTCGAGCACAATGGCGGTGACGCAAGCCGTATTTTCGACAACTGGCTGGCCAATCTGGCCGCGTCCTTGACCGCTCCGATCATCGACGGCGGCAGCCGCCGGGCCGAAGTGAAACGCCAGGAAGCCGTGCGCCGGGAGCGTCTGGCCTCCTACGAAAAGACCGTCTTCACGGCGCTCTCCGAGGTGGACACGGGCATCAACGCCGTGCTCAGACAGATCGAGCTAGTGCGCGCCCTGGAAACCCAACGCGAAGCGGCCCGGTCCGCCCTGACCAGCGCCCAAGTCCGCTACCGCAACGGCGTGCTCGACTACGACACCGTTCTTTCCCTGCTCCTCAAGCTGCAACAGCTCGAGCGCACCCACATCAGGGAGCAGGCCTCCCTTTTGACCCTGCAGACAGGACTCTGCCGGGCGCTGGGCAAGGGCTGGAAATCTTCTTTCCCCGATGCATCCTGAAAAAAACAAAGCGAAAAAGCCATGATCATACCCGAATGTGACAGCACCAAACCCTTGCCGCCCAAAGTCAAGCTTCTTGTCGTTCTTCTGGCCCTTCTTTTCCTCGGAGCCGGAATTTTTGTCGCGGTCCGTTTCATCAAGACCCGGCCCACGCCTCCCCAGAGGCCGCTGGTGGTCATCGCGCCTCTGGTCGAGACAACCACCGTCACGGCGGGGCCCCAAACGGCCGTAGTCCAGGCGCTGGGCACCGTCGTGCCCGCGCGCCAGACCCTGATCCGTTCCGAAGTGGCCGGAGTCGTCCGCGAGACATCTTTGGCCTTCGTGCCCGGCGGAACGGTGGTCGGGGGCAGTCCGTTGCTGCGTTTGGTGGACGAGGATTTTCGTCTGGCAGTGACCAGCAGGGAGGCGGAGCTTGAAAACGCCAAGGCCGCGCTGGAACTTGAACTTGGATACCAGCAGGTGGCCAGGCACGAATGGGAGCTTTTGGGAATAACAGGCAACGCCGGAGAAAGTCCGGATCTGGCCCTGCGCAAGCCGCAACTCGCCCAGGCCCGGGCCAAGGTGCGTCAGGCCGAGGCGGCCCTGGATCAGGCCCGGCTCGATCTGAAACGGACCACCGTGACCGCGCCGTTCACGGCCCTCGTACTGGAGAAGAACGTGGAGATCGGCTCCAGGGTCTCCATCACCGACACCCTGGCCACCCTTGTCGATACCCGTGAATTCTGGGTCGAGGCCGCCATACCGGTGGACCGCCTGTCCTGGATCACCCTGCCCGGAAAAGACGGCCCCGGCTCGAAGGTTCACATCCGTTCCCAGGCCAGCGGCGCCGAGCGTACTGGCCGCATCCTGCGCCTGCGCGGGGATCTGGAGGAGCAGGGCCGCTTGGCCCGGGTGCAGGTCTCGCTGCCCGCGCCCCTTGAAGCCACCCCCGCGCCCATTCTGCTGGGTGAATACGTGCGTCTTGAAATCGAGGGAACGCGTCTTGAAAACGTGATCCGCCTGCCCAGGGCCGCACTGCGCGAAAACGACACCGTCTGGACCGTACACAACGCGACCCTGGCCATCCGGCCCGCCACCGTTGCCTGGCGCGACACGGACACGGTCCTGATTTCAGACGGCCTTGAATCCGGCGACACCGTCGTGACCAGCGAACTGGCGAGCCCCATCGACGGTATGCCAGTCAGCCTTGGCCAGGAAAAGTAGAGCCATGCGCAACAAAATCCAACACGGCGCCATCGCCTGGATGGCCTCCAACCCGGTGGCCGCGAATCTGATCATGCTGCTCTGCCTTGTCGGCGGCCTGCTCATGACCACCCGGATCAAGCAGGAAGTCTTTCCCGAATTCGAGTCCGAAATCGTGACCGTGACCGTGGCCTACCCCGGAGCGAGTCCTGAGGAAGTGGAAAAGGGCATTGTCCTTTCCATAGAGGAGCGGGTCACGGGCCTGGACGGAATCAAGAAGGTCACCTCCTCCTCGGTGGAAGGCGCCGGCACGGTCACGGTCGAGGCGCTGGAAGGGACCGACATGGAACGCCTGGCTCAGGACGTAAAGGGCGAGGTCGACCGCATCTCCTCTTTCCCGGAAGATGCCGAGACGCCGCGGGTAGTCATCGCCTCCAACCGCCGCCGGACCATGTCCATCGCCATCTATGGAGACATGGAAGAGCGCATCCTGCGCGAAATGGCCGAAACGGTGCGCGACGACCTGCTTCAAGACCCGGAGATCACCCAGATCGACCTGAGCGGCGCGCGTGACCTTGAGATCGGCATCGAGATTTCCCAGGATACCCTGCGTGCGCATGGCCTGACCCTGCGGCAGGTGGCGGAGATCATCGGCAACTCCGCCCTGGAGTTGCCAGGAGGCAGCGTCAAGACGAGCCAGGGTGAAATCCTGGTCCGGGTCAAGGACCGCCGCGAACTGGGCAAGGAGTTCGCGAACCTGCCCATCATCAGCTCCCCCGACGGCTCGGTGGTACGCCTTGAGGACCTTGGCCGCATCACCGACGGCTTCGAGGACACCGATCTCTTCGCCCTCTACAACAACCAGCCGGCCATCCTGCTGGACATCTACCGCGTGGGGGACCAGACGCCCATTTCCGTGTCCAATGCCGTCAAGCGGCACATGGAGCGGCTGAAGCAAATCCTGCCGCCGGGCGTGAACCTGGCCAAGCGCAACGACAGCTCGGACATCTTTCGCCAGCGCATGGACCTGCTGACCCGCAACGGTCTCATGGGACTTTGCCTGGTCTTCATCCTCTTGGCCCTGTTTCTGGAAATCAAGCTGGCCTTCTGGGTCAGCATGGGCATCCCCATCTCCATCCTGGGCTCGTTCCTGATCCTCCCGGGACTTGGCGTGAGCATCAACATGGTTTCCATGTTCGCCTTCATCATCACCCTCGGCATCGTGGTCGATGACGCCATCGTGGTCGGCGAAAACGTCTATCAATACAAGGAACAGGGGCTCTCCTCCCTGAAGGCCGCCACCAACGGCGCCCGGGAAGTGGTCATGCCCGTGACCTTCTCGGTCCTGACCAACGTCGTCGCCTTCGTGCCCATGCTCTTCGTGCCCGGCGTCCTGGGACGCGTTTTCGGCGTGCTCCCGGCGGTGGTCGTCAGCGTCTTTCTCATCTCCCTGGTGGAAAGTCTCTTCGTGTTGCCGTCCCACCTTGGGCACCTCAAGTCCGGAGGCAAATCCAGGCTGGCCTTCCTGCACAATTGGCAGGCCAAATTCAGCGCCGGTTTCATGCGCGTGGTAAACAACTTCATCTCGCCCCTGCTCATGCTGACCATACGCCTGCGCTATCTGACCCTGGCCCTCGCCGTTGCGGTGCTTCTGGCCACGATCGGGTATGTGGCCAGCGGACGCATGGGCATCGTCATGTTCCCCAAGGTCGAGTCGGATTATGCCTACGTCGAACTGGCCATGCCCTTCGGTTCGCCCGTGGCCCGCACCGAGGCGGCCATCAACCGCATGGTCAGCATCGCCGACGAACTGGCCCGTGAAAACGGCGGGGATGAACTGGTCGAGGGAATCTTTTCCCAGGTCGGCACAAGCTCAGGCGGACACCAGGGCTCGGTGCGCGTCTTTCTGACCCCGCCGGAAATGCGCACCCTGCCTACGGCGGAGTTCACCAAACTCTGGCGGGAACGCGTCGGTGAAATCGCCGGAGCCGAATACCTCAAATTCGAATCGGATCGAGGCGGCCCGGGTTCCGGCGCGGCTTTGACCATCGAACTCTCGCACCGCTCCACCCAAATCCTGGAAAAAGCCGGAGAGGACCTGGCCAAAGAGCTCGGCTCCTACGCCCAGGTGTCGGACATCGATGACGGATTTTCCGCCGGCAAGACGCAGCTCGACTTCCGCATCCGGCCGGAGGGACGCAGCCTGGGGCTGACCTCCCAGGACGTGGCCCGCCAGATCCGGGCTGCATTCTACGGAGCCGAGGCACTGCGTCAGCAGCGCGGACGCAACGAAATAAAGGTCATGGTCCGTCTGCCGGAAAGCGAACGCGTGTCCCTGCAAAACATCGAGGATTTTCTGGTGCGCACTCCGGCCGGCACAAGCGTGCTGCTGCGCGAAGTGGCCGATGTCACCAAGGGGCACTCCTACACCAGCATCGACCGACGCAACGGCCGCCGGATAATCTCCGTGACCGCCGACGTGACCCCGCCCTCGGAAGCCGCCGCGATCATCAACTCCGTCAAGGACAGCTACCTGCCCAAACTGCAAGACCGCTATCAGGGCCTGGAGTTCAGCTTCGAGGGCAAGCAGGCCGACATCCAGGAAGGCGTCGGGGCGCTTTTGCTCGGGCTGGGCATGGCCTGTCTGTGCATCTTCGCCCTGCTGGCAATTCCGCTACGCAGCTATGTGCAGCCGCTGATCATCATGACCAGCATCCCCTTCGGCATCGTCGGCGCCGTGTTCGGACATCTGGTCATGGGCTACAGCCTGAGCCTGGTGTCGCTTTTCGGCATCGTGGCTCTGTCCGGGGTGGTGGTCAACGCATCCCTGGTGCTCATCGACTGCGCCAACGGCAAGCGGCGGCTCGGACAATCGGCCCTGGCCTCCATTCATCAGGCCAGCGTGCAGCGCTTCCGGCCCATCCTGCTGACCACGGTGACCACCTTCGGTGGACTCGCGCCCATGATCTGGGAAACCTCGCGCCAGGCGCGCTTCCTCATTCCCATGGCCCTGTCGCTTGGGTTCGGCATTGTCTTCTCAACTTTCATCACGCTCGGGATCGTGCCGTCCCTGTACATGGTGCTCGAAGACCTGAAGCGCTTCGGGCGATCTTTGGTCAAATAAGGAGGACAAATGGAACTTGGAGTGCTGATCCTGCTGGCCGCCGCAGCCGGAGCGCTGGGCTGGTTCTGGATGGACGGCGTGGCCAGCGGCGAACGTCGCATGGGACACCGTCCCTGAGGCGCGCGCGGACCTCTTCCGGGAGAAGAGGCTGAAGAACACGAGGATAAAAAAGACGAGCCGAGACCAGGCGGGGCGTAACGCGGCCAAAAATGCGATTCGTCTCAACGTCCGACTGGCGCAATGCGACTGTCTGGCTTCAAGGCGTTACCTCTAAAAAAATGCGATGCATCCCATCGCTTTTTTTATGCACTTCGATGTTGCCACAGCAGCGTCTTCCGACAGCAGCAAGAAAAAT
This window contains:
- a CDS encoding efflux transporter outer membrane subunit codes for the protein MRLLVFLFLLTGCHAFAPVPPAMQELPQAYRLEAGEHDPDDQWWRDLQSEDLNILMDEALRSAPDMRTALARLDQAQAAAEKTGSALWPTLGASADATRTWTKLDTRNQIESDAYGLGLAASYELDLWGRVRALRQADTLEVMASRDDLRTAALTLSGEVAGAWISLCSTRQQLAVLASQQRTNADILSSLELRFANSLASALDVLQQREAIAQTETVIFPLKSETVRLENRINLLLGKAPGTMDLAGAADLPMPMPLTRAGLPAELLLERPDIRAAWQRLLESGWDLAAARADRMPALRLTGNFEHNGGDASRIFDNWLANLAASLTAPIIDGGSRRAEVKRQEAVRRERLASYEKTVFTALSEVDTGINAVLRQIELVRALETQREAARSALTSAQVRYRNGVLDYDTVLSLLLKLQQLERTHIREQASLLTLQTGLCRALGKGWKSSFPDAS
- a CDS encoding efflux RND transporter periplasmic adaptor subunit is translated as MIIPECDSTKPLPPKVKLLVVLLALLFLGAGIFVAVRFIKTRPTPPQRPLVVIAPLVETTTVTAGPQTAVVQALGTVVPARQTLIRSEVAGVVRETSLAFVPGGTVVGGSPLLRLVDEDFRLAVTSREAELENAKAALELELGYQQVARHEWELLGITGNAGESPDLALRKPQLAQARAKVRQAEAALDQARLDLKRTTVTAPFTALVLEKNVEIGSRVSITDTLATLVDTREFWVEAAIPVDRLSWITLPGKDGPGSKVHIRSQASGAERTGRILRLRGDLEEQGRLARVQVSLPAPLEATPAPILLGEYVRLEIEGTRLENVIRLPRAALRENDTVWTVHNATLAIRPATVAWRDTDTVLISDGLESGDTVVTSELASPIDGMPVSLGQEK
- a CDS encoding efflux RND transporter permease subunit, giving the protein MRNKIQHGAIAWMASNPVAANLIMLLCLVGGLLMTTRIKQEVFPEFESEIVTVTVAYPGASPEEVEKGIVLSIEERVTGLDGIKKVTSSSVEGAGTVTVEALEGTDMERLAQDVKGEVDRISSFPEDAETPRVVIASNRRRTMSIAIYGDMEERILREMAETVRDDLLQDPEITQIDLSGARDLEIGIEISQDTLRAHGLTLRQVAEIIGNSALELPGGSVKTSQGEILVRVKDRRELGKEFANLPIISSPDGSVVRLEDLGRITDGFEDTDLFALYNNQPAILLDIYRVGDQTPISVSNAVKRHMERLKQILPPGVNLAKRNDSSDIFRQRMDLLTRNGLMGLCLVFILLALFLEIKLAFWVSMGIPISILGSFLILPGLGVSINMVSMFAFIITLGIVVDDAIVVGENVYQYKEQGLSSLKAATNGAREVVMPVTFSVLTNVVAFVPMLFVPGVLGRVFGVLPAVVVSVFLISLVESLFVLPSHLGHLKSGGKSRLAFLHNWQAKFSAGFMRVVNNFISPLLMLTIRLRYLTLALAVAVLLATIGYVASGRMGIVMFPKVESDYAYVELAMPFGSPVARTEAAINRMVSIADELARENGGDELVEGIFSQVGTSSGGHQGSVRVFLTPPEMRTLPTAEFTKLWRERVGEIAGAEYLKFESDRGGPGSGAALTIELSHRSTQILEKAGEDLAKELGSYAQVSDIDDGFSAGKTQLDFRIRPEGRSLGLTSQDVARQIRAAFYGAEALRQQRGRNEIKVMVRLPESERVSLQNIEDFLVRTPAGTSVLLREVADVTKGHSYTSIDRRNGRRIISVTADVTPPSEAAAIINSVKDSYLPKLQDRYQGLEFSFEGKQADIQEGVGALLLGLGMACLCIFALLAIPLRSYVQPLIIMTSIPFGIVGAVFGHLVMGYSLSLVSLFGIVALSGVVVNASLVLIDCANGKRRLGQSALASIHQASVQRFRPILLTTVTTFGGLAPMIWETSRQARFLIPMALSLGFGIVFSTFITLGIVPSLYMVLEDLKRFGRSLVK